One window from the genome of Osmerus eperlanus chromosome 1, fOsmEpe2.1, whole genome shotgun sequence encodes:
- the LOC134024754 gene encoding carboxy-terminal domain RNA polymerase II polypeptide A small phosphatase 2-like isoform X2, whose product MESSIITQVQKEDQLPFKTGQVNKSSPKKPRSRNIFKALFCCLRAQDAPQPPPPAQDALLPPEDNGSIAKVPGTSLLPELTYQDEGKICVVIDLDETLVHSSFKPISNADFIVPVEIEGTTHQVYVLKRPHVDEFLQRMGELFECILFTASLAKYADPVTDLLDQGGVFRARLFRESCVFHQGCYVKDLSRLGRLLNKTLILDNSPASYIFHPENAVPVVSWFDDLEDTELLSLLPVFEELSTADDVYAKLQQLRAP is encoded by the exons ATGGAAAGTTCTATTATCACTCAAGTGCAGAAAGAAGATCAACTGCCGTTCAAAACAG GCCAGGTGAACAAATCTTCCCCAAAGAAGCCTCGGAGCCGGAATATCTTTAAAGCGCTTTTCTGTTGCCTTCGAGCACAGGATgcccctcagcctcctccccctgcccaagATGCCCTACTGCCTCCTGAGGACAATGGGTCAATCGCCAAG GTCCCAGGGACCAGCTTGCTGCCTGAGCTAACCTACCAGGATGAGGGAAAGATCTGTGTGGTCATTGACCTGGACGAGACACTGGTACACAGCTCCTTCAAG CCCATCAGCAATGCAGATTTCATTGTACCTGTGGAGATTGAAGGAACAACACACCAG GTCTATGTGCTGAAAAGGCCACATGTAGATGAGTTTCTGCAAAGGATGGGAGAGCTGTTTGAGTGTATTCTCTTCACTGCCAGCCTAGCAAAG TATGCAGACCCTGTAACAGACCTGCTGGATCAGGGTGGGGTATTCCGGGCGCGTCTCTTCCGGGAGTCCTGTGTGTTCCACCAGGGCTGCTATGTCAAGGATCTGAGCCGCTTGGGCCGCCTGCTCAACAAGACTCTCATCCTGGACAactctcctgcctcctacaTCTTCCACCCCGAGAATGCT GTGCCTGTGGTTTCCTGGTTTGATGACCTGGAGGACACAGAGCTCCTGAGCTTGCTGCCTGTTTTTGAGGAGCTGAGTACGGCAGATGATGTCTACGCCAAACTGCAACAGCTGCGAGCCCCctga
- the LOC134024707 gene encoding ly6/PLAUR domain-containing protein 1-like, with amino-acid sequence MQSLAILASLCGCVLCSVWPLQMQCYHCEETLLDNDCTDPKFIVNCTANIQDACQKEVIVGENGVSHRKACASYTTCLIVSAGYQPFCVPGRVGSVCITCCNTHLCNGPHPPRISMAPPHSPAVSTTLMIITITVGILL; translated from the exons ATGCAGTCGTTGGCTATTCTTGCTTCGTTATGTGGATGCGTGCTCTGCTCAG TCTGGCCTTTACAGATGCAGTGTTACCACTGTGAAGAGACCCTGTTGGACAATGACTGCACAGATCCTAAATTCATTGTCAACTGCACAGCAAATATTCAGGATGCCTGCCAAAAAGAGGTGATTGTGGGTGAGAATG GTGTGTCCCATAGGAAGGCCTGTGCTTCCTACACCACCTGTCTTATCGTTTCTGCTGGTTACCAGCCCTTCTGTGTCCCTGGTCGGGTAGGGTCGGTCTGCATCACTTGCTGCAATACACACCTCTGCAATgggccccacccccccaggatCTCAATGGCACCCCCTCACTCACCTGCCGTCTCTACTACACTGATGATTATCACCATTACAGTGGGAATACTACTCTGA
- the tegt gene encoding probable Bax inhibitor 1, with amino-acid sequence MNVFDRNINFDSLFKFSQISRSTQLHLKNVYSSLALCMFVAASGAYVHVVTRLFQGGLLTMLGSLAMMAWLAMTPHSPQTEKKRLGILAGFAFFTGIGLGPAMDYVISINPSIIVTAFLGTSIIFVCFTLSALYAQRRSYLFLGGILMSGLSILLLVSILNIFLGSVMLFKAHVYLGLVIMCGFVLFDTQLIIEKAEMGDKDYIWHCVDLFLDFVTIFRKLMVVLAMNEKEKKKEKK; translated from the exons ATGAATGTGTTCGATAGAAATATAAATTTTGACTCCCTATTTAAATTTTCCCAAAT CTCGCGGTCCACCCAGCTGCATCTGAAGAATGTGTACTCCAGCCTGGCTCTCTGCATGTTTGTTGCTGCTTCTGGAGCCTATGTCCATGTCGTCACCCGACTCTTCCAG GGTGGGCTGTTGACCATGCTCGGCTCATTGGCAATGATGGCATGGCTAGCCATGACCCCTCATAGTCCTCAGACTGAGAAGAAGAGACTGGGCATCCTAGCTGGGTTTGCTTTCTTTACAG GTATTGGTTTAGGCCCAGCTATGGATTATGTCATAAGCATTAACCCAAG TATCATTGTGACAGCCTTCCTGGGTACCTCCATCATTTTTGTGTGCTTCACTTTGAGTGCCCTCTATGCCCAGCGCAGGAGCTACCTCTTCCTGGGAG GAATCCTGATGTCAGGCTTGTCCattctcctcctggtctccatTCTGAACATCTTCCTGGGATCTGTAATGTTGTTCAAG GCTCATGTATACCTCGGCCTGGTCATTATGTGTGGGTTTGTGCTGTTTGACACACAGCTCATCATAGAGAAGGCAGAGATGGGAGACAAAGACTACATCTG GCACTGTGTGGATCTATTCTTGGACTTTGTGACCATCTTCAGAAAGCTCATGGTTGTGTTAGCCATGAATGAGAAG gagaagaagaaagaaaagaagtaA
- the LOC134024754 gene encoding carboxy-terminal domain RNA polymerase II polypeptide A small phosphatase 2-like isoform X1 → MESSIITQVQKEDQLPFKTGQVNKSSPKKPRSRNIFKALFCCLRAQDAPQPPPPAQDALLPPEDNGSIAKLGLLQNLRYQFHQVPGTSLLPELTYQDEGKICVVIDLDETLVHSSFKPISNADFIVPVEIEGTTHQVYVLKRPHVDEFLQRMGELFECILFTASLAKYADPVTDLLDQGGVFRARLFRESCVFHQGCYVKDLSRLGRLLNKTLILDNSPASYIFHPENAVPVVSWFDDLEDTELLSLLPVFEELSTADDVYAKLQQLRAP, encoded by the exons ATGGAAAGTTCTATTATCACTCAAGTGCAGAAAGAAGATCAACTGCCGTTCAAAACAG GCCAGGTGAACAAATCTTCCCCAAAGAAGCCTCGGAGCCGGAATATCTTTAAAGCGCTTTTCTGTTGCCTTCGAGCACAGGATgcccctcagcctcctccccctgcccaagATGCCCTACTGCCTCCTGAGGACAATGGGTCAATCGCCAAG CTTGGTCTACTTCAAAACCTTCGCTACCAGTTTCATCAA GTCCCAGGGACCAGCTTGCTGCCTGAGCTAACCTACCAGGATGAGGGAAAGATCTGTGTGGTCATTGACCTGGACGAGACACTGGTACACAGCTCCTTCAAG CCCATCAGCAATGCAGATTTCATTGTACCTGTGGAGATTGAAGGAACAACACACCAG GTCTATGTGCTGAAAAGGCCACATGTAGATGAGTTTCTGCAAAGGATGGGAGAGCTGTTTGAGTGTATTCTCTTCACTGCCAGCCTAGCAAAG TATGCAGACCCTGTAACAGACCTGCTGGATCAGGGTGGGGTATTCCGGGCGCGTCTCTTCCGGGAGTCCTGTGTGTTCCACCAGGGCTGCTATGTCAAGGATCTGAGCCGCTTGGGCCGCCTGCTCAACAAGACTCTCATCCTGGACAactctcctgcctcctacaTCTTCCACCCCGAGAATGCT GTGCCTGTGGTTTCCTGGTTTGATGACCTGGAGGACACAGAGCTCCTGAGCTTGCTGCCTGTTTTTGAGGAGCTGAGTACGGCAGATGATGTCTACGCCAAACTGCAACAGCTGCGAGCCCCctga
- the avil gene encoding advillin translates to MEYTFKAVTKNPGIIIWRIEKMELVLIPDKSYGNFYEGDCYILLFTKKVGSSLSYDIHFWIGSQSSQDEQGAAAIYTIQLDDFLGSSPIQHREVQEHESDVFRGYFKQGVIYKKGGVASGMRHTETNSYDVQRLLHVKGKKRVTANEVEMKWNSFNIGDVFLLDSGKTIIQWNGPESNRQERLKGMLLAKDIRDRERGGRTEIGVIEGDAEGNSPDLMEILTSVLGERTSKLSMAIPDDLVNQEQKAQLTLYHVSDAEGQMKVTEVATRPLVQDLLNHDDCYFLDQGGVKIFVWKGKRANKAEKQAAMSRALDFIKLRNYPITTNIETVNDGAESALFKQLFQSWSVKDLTVGLGRAHTVGKVAHVKQENFDATRMHIMPQVAAQERMVDDGSGQVEVWRIEDLELVPVDPKGYGYFYGGDCYLVLYTYEVNNRKNYLLYMWQGRHASQDELAASAFQAVSLDQKYGGQPVQIRITMGKEPRHFMAIFKGKMVVFEGGTSRKGGTDPEPPIRLFQVHGSDPLNTKAIEVPALAASLNSNDVFLLKSQTEMYLWCGKGSSGDERDMAKEVNSVIGRHSKNQEIVAEGHETVEFWNVLGGKAPYASDKRLQQTVLDHQPRLFECSNKTGRFIVTEVTQFTQDDLIEDDVMLLDTWDQIFLWVGNEANEVERKEAVVSSQEYLSTHPGSRDPDTPIVLIKQGYEPPTFTGWFTAWDQTKWSGGKTYEEIKKELGNVSTIVRITNEQKIDETKRNFEPYPPDELINKQSNELPEDVDPSQKEKHLSDSDFKVIFGISKDQFACLPQWKQINIKKENGLF, encoded by the exons ATGGAGTACACTTTCAAAGCAGTAACCAAGAATCCTGGAATTATAATCTGGCGAATTGAG AAAATGGAGTTGGTGCTGATCCCTGATAAGTCATATGGTAATTTCTATGAGGGTGACTGCTACATACTGCTTTTT actaaGAAAGTAGGCAGTTCCCTGTCCTATGATATTCACTTCTGGATTGGGTCTCAATCCAGTCAGGATGAGCAAGGTGCAGCTGCCATCTACACAATCCAGCTGGATGATTTTTTGGGCTCCAGTCCCATCCAGCATCGAGAGGTCCAGGAGCATGAGTCTGATGTCTTTAGAGGCTACTTCAAACAGGGAGTCAT CTATAAAAAAGGGGGAGTGGCTTCAGGaatgagacacacagagaccaacAGCTACGATGTCCAGAGACTACTGCATGTGAAAGGAAAGAAACGGGTCACTGCCAATGAG GTGGAGATGAAATGGAATAGCTTTAATATTGGAGATGTCTTTTTGTTGGACTCTGGAAAGACTATCATCCAATGGAATGGACCAGAAAGCAACAGACAGGAGAGGCTCAAG GGTATGTTACTGGCTAAAGACATTCGAGACCGCGAGAGAGGAGGTCGAACGGAGATTGGTGTAATTGAGGGTGATGCAGAGGGAAATTCCCCTGATCTCATGGAGATCCTCACTAGTGTCCTTGGAGAGAGGACTTCCAAGCTTTCCATGGCAATACCTGATGACTTAGTGAACCAGGAGCAGAAGGCCCAGCTTACCCTCTACCA TGTGTCTGATGCTGAAGGTCAGATGAAAGTCACAGAGGTAGCTACCAGACCATTGGTTCAGGACCTCTTGAATCATGAT GACTGCTACTTCCTTGACCAGGGTGGGGTGAAGATCTTTGTATGGAAAGGAAAGAGAGCGAATAAAGCGGAGAAGCAGGCTGCCATGTCAAGAGCTCTG GACTTCATCAAGCTAAGGAACTACCCCATCACTACTAACATTGAAACTGTGAACGATGGAGCAGAGTCAGCCCTTTTCAAGCAGCTGTTCCAGAGCTGGAGTGTGAAGGATTTAACTGTAGGTCTGGGTAGGGCGCACACGGTGGGAAAAGTGG CACATGTAAAACAAGAGAACTTTGATGCCACACGGATGCACATAATGCCACAAGTTGCTGCACAGGAACGTATGGTAGATGATGGCTCAGGCCAGGTGGAG GTGTGGCGTATTGAGGATTTAGAACTGGTCCCTGTGGACCCCAAGGGGTATGGCTACTTTTATGGAGGAGACTGCTACTTGGTTCTCTACACCTATGAGGTCAACAACAGGAAGAACTACCTGCTCTACATGTGGCAG GGACGCCATGCATCTCAAGATGAATTGGCAGCCTCTGCATTTCAGGCTGTTAGCTTGGACCAGAAATATGGAGGCCAGCCTGTGCAGATCAGAATCACCATGGGCAAGGAGCCCAGACACTTTATGGCCATTTTCAAGGGTAAAATGGTTGTTTTTGAG GGAGGCACATCCAGAAAAGGGGGCACTGACCCGGAACCACCAATCAGATTGTTCCAGGTCCATGGTTCTGACCCTTTAAACACTAAAGCCATTGAGGTTCCAGCCTTAGCTGCTTCGCTTAACTCTAATGATGTCTTTCTGCTGAAAAGCCAGACAGAGATGTACCTGTGGTGCGGAaaa GGATCGAGTGGGGATGAAAGAGATATGGCAAAGGAGGTCAACTCTGTCATTGGTCGGCACTCAAAAAATCAAGAGATTGTGGCTGAGGGGCATGAGACTGTTGAGTTCTGGAACGTGCTTGGAGGGAAGGCACCTTACGCTAGCGACAAAAG ACTGCAACAAACTGTTTTGGACCACCAACCTCGTCTGTTTGAGTGCTCCAATAAGACGGGCCGCTTTATTGTGACAGAAGTGACCCAGTTCACCCAGGATGACCTCATTGAGGACGATGTCATGCTTCTAGACACATGGGACCAG ATCTTTCTATGGGTGGGTAATGAGGCGAATGAGGTGGAAAGGAAGGAGGCAGTAGTCAGCAGTCAGGAGTACCTGTCTACTCATCCAGGATCCAGAGACCCTGACACTCCCATTGTATTAATCAAACAGGGCTATGAGCCCCCCACCTTCACTGGCTGGTTCACTGCCTGGGACCAAACAAAATGGAGT gGAGGAAAGACATACGAAGAGATAAAAAAGGAACTTGGCAATGTGTCAACCATAGTTAGGATTACTAAT GAACAGAAGATCGATGAGACCAAGAGGAACTTTGAGCCTTATCCACCAGATGAGTTGATCAATAAACAATCCAATGAGCTACCTGAGGATGTGGATCCTTCTCAAAAGGAG AAACATCTCTCAGACTCAGACTTCAAAGTCATATTTGGAATCTCTAAAGATCAGTTTGCATGCCTGCCGCAATGGAAACAAATCAACATTAAGAAAGAAAACGGATTGTTTTAA